The proteins below are encoded in one region of Clostridium estertheticum:
- a CDS encoding winged helix-turn-helix transcriptional regulator encodes MSDKIMKINNKEYSCAIELTLDIIGGKWKPIILWRLANNGVLRFSELKRSMGVITQKMLTQQLRELESYEMVHRKVYAEVPPKVEYSLTKQGKSVVPLLDIMCKWGTDYYEESINDKKE; translated from the coding sequence ATGAGCGATAAAATAATGAAAATAAATAACAAAGAATATAGTTGTGCTATAGAATTAACATTAGATATTATAGGTGGTAAATGGAAGCCAATAATTCTTTGGAGATTAGCTAATAACGGCGTATTAAGGTTTAGTGAATTAAAACGATCCATGGGTGTAATAACACAAAAAATGTTAACACAACAACTTAGAGAATTAGAATCATACGAAATGGTTCATAGAAAAGTATATGCCGAGGTTCCACCAAAAGTAGAATACTCTTTAACAAAACAAGGTAAAAGCGTAGTGCCACTACTCGACATTATGTGTAAATGGGGAACAGATTATTATGAAGAATCTATAAATGACAAAAAAGAATAG
- a CDS encoding lactate utilization protein → MKEIYNLHNETIGLKVVENLKKNDFSAIYFKTGVEASKFIMDNIRKGDKVGFGGSMTVVKLGIQEKVASLGGFVLDHGDPTLSPDDKMETMRGELLSDVFICSSNAVTMDGELVNIDGVGNRIAAMTFGPKKVIIVVGVNKICKNESSAFERLEQIASPMNNMRLKMPNPCTKTGVCMDCKAASRICRVYSVIKRRPVRTDMTVVVIGEELGY, encoded by the coding sequence ATGAAAGAAATTTATAATTTACATAATGAGACTATAGGGTTAAAGGTGGTAGAAAATCTTAAAAAAAATGATTTTTCAGCTATTTATTTTAAAACAGGCGTTGAGGCATCAAAATTTATAATGGATAATATACGTAAAGGAGACAAGGTTGGCTTTGGAGGATCTATGACTGTAGTAAAACTCGGTATACAAGAAAAGGTAGCATCCCTTGGAGGATTTGTTCTAGATCATGGTGATCCGACTTTATCACCTGATGATAAAATGGAAACTATGAGAGGGGAACTCCTTAGTGATGTTTTTATATGTAGTTCTAATGCTGTGACAATGGATGGTGAACTTGTCAATATTGATGGTGTAGGAAATAGAATCGCCGCAATGACATTTGGACCTAAAAAAGTTATTATTGTAGTTGGCGTTAATAAAATTTGTAAAAATGAATCTTCAGCTTTTGAAAGACTAGAACAAATTGCGTCGCCAATGAATAACATGAGACTAAAGATGCCAAATCCTTGTACTAAAACTGGTGTCTGCATGGATTGTAAAGCAGCTAGTAGAATATGTAGAGTTTACTCTGTAATAAAAAGAAGGCCTGTGAGAACAGATATGACAGTGGTTGTGATTGGTGAGGAACTTGGATATTAA
- the ndk gene encoding nucleoside-diphosphate kinase, with translation MERTLILIKPDGVKRGLIGRIINQYEEKSLEIVALKMITATKDIARKHYSEHEGREYFEKLINYITEGKICAMVLMGEKAIEVTRKINGDKDPVKAEIGSIRGKFAIDKTNNLVHASDSIDSAEYEIAIWFPELKCKDIFGSSKNLFAQTEGPLVNV, from the coding sequence TTGGAAAGAACCTTGATATTAATTAAACCTGATGGAGTTAAACGTGGACTAATTGGAAGAATCATTAACCAGTATGAGGAGAAATCACTAGAAATTGTAGCACTTAAAATGATAACGGCTACAAAAGATATTGCAAGAAAACATTACAGTGAACATGAGGGACGCGAATATTTTGAAAAACTAATAAATTATATTACTGAAGGCAAGATATGTGCTATGGTTTTAATGGGTGAAAAAGCTATTGAAGTAACAAGGAAAATTAATGGAGATAAGGATCCTGTTAAAGCAGAAATTGGAAGCATAAGAGGAAAATTTGCAATAGATAAAACTAATAATTTAGTTCATGCCTCTGATAGCATAGATAGTGCAGAATATGAAATTGCAATTTGGTTTCCAGAACTTAAGTGCAAGGATATCTTTGGGAGCTCTAAGAATTTATTTGCACAAACAGAGGGACCGTTAGTAAATGTTTAA
- a CDS encoding nicotinate phosphoribosyltransferase, with protein MIYSKDFNVRNERNLTMLVDFYELTMANGYLDNNVQDKTAYFDMFFRRIPDGGGYCVMAGVQQLLEYLSDLSFSKDDIAYLESKNTFSDKFIDYLKSFKFSCDVWAIPEGYPVFPGEPLVTVKGPIIQAQFVETMILLTINHQTLIATKASRICRAAKGRPVMEFGSRRAQGYDGAIYGARAAVIGGCVGTACTIAEEMFDIPALGTMAHSWVQLFDTEYDAFKAWTITYPDNCVLLIDTYNVLRSGILNAIKVFNDVLKPMGKRPKGIRIDSGDITYLTKKVREILDEAGYDDVKITVSNSLDEYIISGVLENGAQIDNFGVGERLITARSEPVFGGVYKLVAVENDGVIIPKIKISENAEKIINPAFKKLYRIFDKTTHKAIADFITLHDEKFDESRPLEIFNPTYTWKKKNLKHYYIKELMVKLFENGKQIYESPSVMEIKAFSEQEVSKLWTEVLRFDNPHAYYVDLSWNLWNLKQGLLNHYSEILEE; from the coding sequence AATAATGTTCAAGACAAAACTGCATACTTTGATATGTTTTTTAGGCGAATTCCTGATGGCGGCGGTTATTGCGTTATGGCCGGTGTACAGCAATTACTTGAATACCTTTCTGATTTATCATTTTCAAAGGATGATATAGCCTATCTTGAGAGTAAAAATACTTTTTCAGATAAATTTATTGATTATTTAAAGAGTTTTAAATTTTCTTGTGACGTATGGGCAATACCTGAAGGTTATCCTGTTTTTCCTGGTGAACCCCTAGTTACAGTTAAAGGACCTATTATACAGGCTCAATTTGTTGAGACAATGATCCTTCTTACAATAAATCATCAAACATTAATTGCTACTAAAGCTAGTAGAATATGTAGAGCTGCAAAAGGTAGACCTGTAATGGAATTTGGTTCAAGGCGTGCTCAAGGATATGATGGTGCTATATATGGAGCTCGTGCTGCTGTTATTGGTGGTTGCGTTGGTACTGCTTGTACTATTGCCGAGGAAATGTTTGATATTCCAGCACTAGGAACTATGGCTCATAGTTGGGTACAACTTTTCGATACTGAATATGATGCCTTTAAAGCTTGGACGATAACTTACCCAGATAACTGTGTACTTCTTATAGATACTTATAATGTACTACGCTCTGGTATACTTAATGCTATAAAGGTGTTTAATGATGTACTTAAACCTATGGGCAAAAGGCCTAAAGGAATACGAATTGATAGCGGTGATATTACTTATCTAACTAAAAAAGTTAGAGAAATATTAGATGAAGCTGGATATGATGATGTAAAGATTACTGTTTCTAACTCGCTCGATGAATATATTATTAGCGGAGTACTAGAAAACGGCGCACAAATTGATAACTTTGGTGTTGGCGAAAGGCTTATTACTGCAAGATCTGAACCAGTATTTGGTGGTGTTTATAAACTTGTTGCAGTTGAAAATGATGGAGTAATAATACCAAAGATTAAAATTAGTGAAAATGCAGAAAAAATTATTAATCCTGCTTTTAAAAAACTATATAGAATTTTTGATAAAACAACTCATAAAGCCATTGCAGATTTCATTACCTTACATGACGAAAAATTTGATGAAAGCAGACCCCTTGAGATATTTAATCCAACTTATACTTGGAAAAAGAAAAATCTTAAACACTACTATATAAAAGAGCTTATGGTTAAACTATTTGAAAATGGTAAACAAATTTATGAATCTCCATCTGTTATGGAAATAAAAGCATTTTCTGAACAAGAAGTCTCTAAATTATGGACAGAAGTTTTAAGATTTGATAATCCCCACGCATATTATGTAGATCTTTCTTGGAATTTATGGAACCTAAAACAAGGTTTATTAAATCATTATTCTGAAATTCTTGAGGAATAA